A single region of the Anaerolineales bacterium genome encodes:
- a CDS encoding class I SAM-dependent methyltransferase, with product MSGVITPDTPFPINADESCPTTEYRTPMTDLPKTAPNTAPQTAPDVCDYEGSTYRVDFWEGKGRGYEDAVERIALRRLLPARARRYVDFGVGFGRLINEADAYDQVVLMDYSRTMLQDAQSRLGRSPRLIYVAADLYRLPFAANSFDAGIMCRVIHHLADAPAALKNIQACFAPGGTFVLEFANKLNLKAIVRYALRLQAWSPYSRDPVEFVKLNFDFHPAYIGEALVAAGFRSGRRLAVSWLRLGLFKRLLPLKMMAGIDALLQHLGGVAPLSPSLWLETHVAGSPADLTPTESLFVCPISRQPLQREGDVMISPSGGYRWAVRDGIYDFKEPL from the coding sequence GTGTCCGGTGTCATAACGCCGGACACGCCTTTCCCGATAAACGCTGATGAGTCTTGCCCAACCACCGAGTACCGAACGCCCATGACCGATTTGCCTAAGACAGCCCCGAACACAGCGCCCCAAACAGCGCCCGATGTCTGCGATTACGAAGGGTCAACCTACCGCGTAGACTTCTGGGAAGGCAAAGGGCGCGGCTATGAAGATGCCGTAGAGCGGATCGCCCTGCGCCGTTTGCTGCCCGCCCGCGCCCGCCGCTACGTCGATTTTGGCGTCGGCTTTGGGCGGCTGATCAACGAGGCAGACGCCTACGATCAGGTCGTCCTCATGGATTACTCGCGGACGATGCTCCAAGATGCGCAGTCGCGCTTGGGGCGTTCCCCTCGGCTGATCTACGTCGCCGCCGACCTCTACCGCTTGCCCTTCGCCGCCAACAGCTTTGATGCCGGAATCATGTGCCGCGTGATTCACCATCTTGCCGATGCCCCCGCCGCGCTGAAGAACATCCAGGCCTGTTTTGCGCCAGGGGGGACGTTTGTCCTTGAATTTGCCAACAAGCTGAACCTGAAGGCGATTGTCCGCTACGCCTTGCGCCTTCAGGCATGGAGTCCCTACAGCCGCGATCCGGTGGAGTTTGTCAAACTCAATTTTGACTTTCACCCCGCTTACATCGGTGAGGCGCTGGTAGCGGCGGGCTTCCGCAGCGGGCGGCGCTTGGCGGTTAGCTGGCTGCGCTTGGGGCTGTTTAAGCGCCTGCTCCCCCTGAAAATGATGGCTGGAATCGATGCGCTGTTGCAGCATCTGGGCGGGGTTGCGCCGCTTTCGCCAAGCCTATGGCTGGAAACCCATGTGGCGGGGTCACCTGCCGACCTCACCCCAACGGAATCGCTGTTCGTCTGCCCGATCAGCCGCCAACCCTTGCAGCGCGAGGGGGACGTGATGATCAGCCCATCGGGTGGCTACCGTTGGGCGGTGCGCGATGGCATTTATGACTTCAAAGAGCCGCTCTGA
- a CDS encoding M48 family metallopeptidase, with translation MTRVILTGIDGTAFQHPADRDATENLKRLFGFDRLVAKFLELRYERLMYVYNIGSSVRVGERQFPRLNAMLREASAVLDISEPELYVTQSPLVNAFTFGHTTPYVMIFTGLIDLLSDDELYAVIGHELGHIKCGHVLYNTMTGMIRDVISIAGQLTLGVGRLIGATIEATLMEWRRRAELSADRAALLATQDASVVISGLTKLAGGTRRFANELSTEAFLDQARRYRAEGETDDMMTILYRSLAEFMQGNHPFAVERVHEVDAWFGGEEYQTILKGEYPRAVKKVQIKVNKVG, from the coding sequence ATGACCCGCGTGATCTTAACTGGCATTGATGGGACGGCATTTCAGCATCCCGCTGACCGCGACGCCACCGAAAACCTGAAACGCTTATTCGGCTTTGACCGCCTTGTGGCAAAGTTCCTTGAACTGCGTTACGAACGCTTGATGTACGTCTACAACATCGGCAGCAGCGTCCGCGTGGGCGAGCGCCAGTTTCCCCGTCTAAACGCCATGCTCCGCGAGGCGTCGGCGGTGCTGGATATTTCCGAACCAGAGCTTTACGTGACGCAATCGCCGCTGGTGAACGCCTTCACCTTTGGGCATACCACGCCCTATGTGATGATTTTTACCGGATTGATCGATCTGCTCAGCGATGATGAACTCTACGCCGTGATCGGGCATGAGTTGGGGCATATCAAATGTGGGCATGTCCTCTACAACACCATGACGGGGATGATCCGCGATGTGATCAGCATTGCCGGGCAGCTTACGCTTGGCGTTGGGCGTCTGATTGGGGCAACCATCGAGGCAACCCTCATGGAATGGCGGCGGCGGGCGGAGCTTTCCGCAGACCGGGCGGCGCTCCTCGCCACTCAAGATGCCTCCGTTGTGATCAGCGGGCTGACGAAACTTGCCGGCGGAACGCGCCGCTTTGCCAATGAACTGAGTACAGAGGCGTTCCTTGACCAAGCGCGGCGCTACCGTGCCGAGGGGGAGACGGACGACATGATGACCATTCTTTACCGCTCGCTGGCAGAATTCATGCAGGGCAATCACCCTTTTGCGGTGGAGCGCGTCCACGAGGTCGATGCGTGGTTTGGCGGGGAAGAATACCAAACAATCTTGAAGGGCGAGTACCCCCGTGCGGTGAAGAAAGTTCAGATCAAGGTGAATAAGGTCGGGTAG